A single genomic interval of Gemmatimonadota bacterium harbors:
- a CDS encoding ABC transporter ATP-binding protein, which yields MSHPNAALAVQNLTRTYTSGGHPLTVLDNVTFTIPKGQTCAIVGPSGSGKTTLLGLCAGLDRPTSGTVTLHSMALDSLDEDQRAAVRNEYVGFVFQSFQLIPTLTAIENVAVPLELRGQNGVFGEARELLDRVGLGDRLTHYPTQLSGGEQQRVGIARAFINQPSILFADEPTGNLDADTSHTIANLLFDLNREAGTTLILVTHDHDIAARTQRIIHLQGGKVDQDVQD from the coding sequence ATGAGCCATCCAAACGCAGCACTCGCAGTTCAAAACCTCACCCGTACCTACACGAGTGGGGGACATCCACTCACCGTTTTGGACAACGTCACGTTCACCATCCCCAAAGGCCAAACCTGTGCCATAGTAGGGCCTTCTGGCAGTGGTAAAACCACGCTACTTGGTCTGTGTGCTGGACTTGATCGTCCAACATCGGGCACAGTCACCCTTCACAGCATGGCCCTCGACAGCCTCGACGAAGACCAACGCGCAGCCGTGCGAAATGAATACGTGGGCTTTGTCTTTCAGAGCTTTCAACTTATCCCCACTCTCACCGCCATTGAAAATGTCGCGGTTCCCCTCGAACTACGCGGTCAAAACGGTGTGTTTGGCGAAGCGCGAGAATTGCTCGACCGCGTGGGATTGGGCGACCGCTTGACGCATTATCCCACCCAGCTTTCGGGAGGTGAACAACAGCGCGTGGGCATTGCACGCGCCTTTATCAACCAACCGAGCATTTTATTTGCCGACGAGCCTACGGGCAACCTCGACGCCGACACCAGCCATACCATTGCCAATCTGCTCTTTGACCTCAACCGAGAAGCGGGCACAACCCTCATCCTCGTCACGCACGATCACGATATTGCCGCACGCACGCAGCGCATCATCCACCTGCAAGGAGGCAAAGTGGATCAGGATGTGCAGGATTAA